One Fontisphaera persica DNA window includes the following coding sequences:
- a CDS encoding O-antigen ligase family protein, whose product MMEPPMWRHYPWLTALAAAPLLFGSVTAEGQAVVGLLLGLSLLWLAEELGRGQEIWLPRWWRWMALAGLVLYLIPLPLSWVQYLSPGRAALARQFPLEPGMVEPWVTLTLSPAGTVQRYWELLQAVLVFWLARQGAHLRQFPLVFLRFVMGALLILVLAEAWLRWVDSSHLLGIWENRYQYAAGTFANRNHFANWAYMGVLLGLAWGMRTLSPLHRACSEWRPRPRRRWPTILLLVVVLVPALVAAVACGSRAGGLAFGAGLVVWLVYLGRRSKNRSRLLVCTGGVVLLLLIMLAASGLVLDRLEGGGRDLAFKRAIWKDAMEMTAHFPWFGVGPGAFAPAFNHFKTFAGDKTFWHAENDVVQWMAETGATGTVWGLALVGVLFLKVLREALRRKVAEPEILIGSLAALAAFGVHGQFEFVGQTQANLLFAAALLGMAVGLLEQPHRPEVPPALPVPQIIWHYALGAAVVLVAVAQGWSFWRWQQRLKQSLPTAQATTIEQSLRFWPWASERRVAWLRARVLALQNEPRTEQMLQAVQLREEFLRALRLDPYQWELRLELAWLDLAFGASPERGREEAWMVMRLNPLQPRLGLRFARHFAAREPHVALEFLRAAPLERPDDFREAFEIAWQAEPQPATLWSLTPDTPVALLTLADFALQRGLRALAVEACRQATNRVQGVEMASRLLRAGDVAAATNALGREINLPAGQWLLLQALMAEKKHTEAYHLAERLCRIHLPPGTLDRHLMPAFTEATVEQWRARWMQNPSDTNVLHALAEAIFHLPAEQRDLSLLRQLAGQPSAAPRLIYLVAQTEWDAGQTESAARRMLALAERVMAPVMRAGR is encoded by the coding sequence ATGATGGAGCCGCCCATGTGGCGGCATTATCCATGGTTGACAGCATTGGCGGCGGCGCCGCTCTTGTTTGGTTCAGTCACAGCGGAAGGGCAGGCCGTGGTGGGTTTGTTGTTGGGGCTGAGCCTTTTGTGGCTGGCCGAAGAACTGGGGCGCGGCCAGGAAATCTGGCTGCCGCGCTGGTGGCGTTGGATGGCGCTGGCAGGGCTGGTCTTGTATTTAATCCCTCTCCCTCTCAGTTGGGTGCAATACCTTAGTCCCGGGCGAGCCGCATTGGCCCGGCAATTTCCTTTGGAACCGGGGATGGTGGAACCCTGGGTGACGTTGACGCTATCCCCCGCCGGAACGGTGCAAAGATACTGGGAATTATTGCAGGCCGTGCTGGTGTTTTGGCTGGCGCGGCAAGGCGCGCATCTGCGCCAGTTTCCGCTGGTATTCCTGCGGTTTGTCATGGGGGCGTTGTTGATTTTGGTGCTGGCGGAGGCCTGGCTGCGCTGGGTGGACTCCAGTCACCTGCTGGGGATTTGGGAAAATCGTTATCAGTACGCCGCCGGAACGTTTGCGAATCGCAATCATTTTGCCAACTGGGCTTACATGGGGGTGTTATTAGGACTGGCGTGGGGCATGCGCACGCTTTCGCCGCTGCATCGGGCGTGCTCAGAATGGCGCCCGCGGCCCCGGCGTCGCTGGCCCACGATTCTGTTGTTGGTGGTGGTCCTGGTGCCGGCTCTGGTGGCGGCGGTGGCATGTGGGTCGCGCGCGGGTGGTCTGGCATTCGGGGCGGGATTGGTGGTCTGGCTGGTGTACCTGGGGCGGCGTTCAAAAAATCGGAGCCGGCTGCTGGTCTGCACGGGCGGGGTGGTACTGTTGCTGCTGATTATGTTGGCTGCCAGCGGCCTGGTGCTGGACCGATTGGAGGGCGGCGGCAGGGATTTGGCCTTCAAACGAGCCATTTGGAAGGATGCGATGGAGATGACGGCGCATTTCCCCTGGTTTGGCGTCGGGCCGGGCGCTTTTGCGCCTGCGTTCAATCACTTCAAAACTTTTGCGGGAGACAAAACCTTCTGGCACGCAGAGAATGATGTCGTGCAATGGATGGCAGAAACCGGCGCCACGGGCACGGTCTGGGGGCTGGCGCTGGTGGGGGTGCTTTTCCTCAAGGTGCTGCGCGAGGCTTTGAGACGCAAGGTGGCGGAGCCTGAAATCCTCATCGGGTCGCTGGCGGCGCTGGCGGCCTTTGGGGTGCATGGCCAGTTTGAGTTTGTGGGGCAGACCCAGGCCAATTTGCTGTTTGCTGCGGCGTTGCTGGGAATGGCTGTGGGTTTGTTGGAGCAGCCGCACCGTCCGGAAGTGCCGCCGGCCCTGCCGGTTCCCCAAATCATCTGGCATTATGCCCTGGGCGCTGCGGTGGTGCTGGTGGCAGTGGCCCAAGGGTGGAGTTTCTGGCGCTGGCAGCAGCGGTTGAAACAGAGCCTGCCCACGGCCCAAGCCACCACGATTGAACAATCCTTGCGCTTTTGGCCTTGGGCAAGCGAAAGACGGGTGGCCTGGTTGCGGGCGCGGGTGCTGGCGCTGCAAAATGAGCCGCGCACGGAACAAATGCTGCAGGCTGTCCAACTGCGGGAGGAGTTTTTACGGGCCCTGCGGCTGGACCCTTATCAGTGGGAGCTGCGGTTGGAACTGGCCTGGCTTGACCTGGCGTTCGGAGCGTCGCCGGAGCGGGGGCGCGAGGAGGCATGGATGGTTATGCGGCTCAATCCGCTGCAACCGCGGCTGGGTTTGCGGTTCGCAAGGCATTTCGCCGCACGCGAGCCGCATGTGGCCCTGGAGTTCTTGCGCGCGGCCCCGCTGGAGCGCCCGGATGATTTTCGCGAAGCCTTTGAGATTGCCTGGCAGGCGGAGCCACAACCGGCCACCCTCTGGTCCTTGACGCCCGATACACCTGTGGCTTTGTTGACTCTGGCCGATTTTGCGCTGCAGCGGGGGCTGCGTGCCCTGGCGGTTGAGGCCTGCCGTCAGGCGACCAACCGTGTGCAGGGGGTGGAGATGGCGTCGCGCTTGCTGCGCGCAGGCGATGTGGCGGCGGCCACCAATGCCCTGGGGAGAGAAATCAACCTGCCCGCCGGCCAATGGTTGCTATTGCAGGCACTCATGGCGGAAAAGAAGCACACGGAAGCCTACCATCTGGCGGAGCGGTTATGTCGCATTCATCTGCCACCGGGGACTTTGGACCGGCATTTGATGCCAGCTTTTACCGAGGCCACGGTGGAACAATGGCGGGCGCGGTGGATGCAAAATCCCAGTGATACCAATGTCCTGCACGCATTGGCGGAGGCCATCTTTCATCTGCCCGCCGAGCAAAGAGACCTTTCACTTCTACGCCAATTGGCCGGTCAGCCATCCGCGGCCCCGCGCCTGATTTATCTGGTGGCGCAAACCGAATGGGACGCCGGCCAGACGGAATCCGCCGCCCGCCGAATGCTAGCCCTGGCCGAGCGGGTCATGGCTCCGGTGATGCGGGCCGGGCGTTAG